Proteins encoded together in one Lepisosteus oculatus isolate fLepOcu1 chromosome 2, fLepOcu1.hap2, whole genome shotgun sequence window:
- the LOC102686657 gene encoding interphotoreceptor matrix proteoglycan 1 isoform X4, protein MSLKSGLLFLLFLFTFHANGIKDMNSQETLAGVKKTHSGHLIEMLRTTKQSSRIKAIFELERHRTRRSTFSHTGVKVCPQETIKEIIASHQAYYKLRVCQEAVWEAFRIFLDRIPDTAEYQSWVSTCQQESLCIADLAKNFSSSQEHLDMVQRRVHLRDEKHQEREVSTVKPEEVTGKASETTTVSREVFTAGPTEVSALSRNLLNETVNDTKVLDTDSELPNTVPDQLVEQVVEFSVTLSNPGYGELLSSPDTPQYQDLAHSLQDQMLHVLDRLPGFKEIRVLGFSEKNANDGPGGLTVRYAVVFETVSPESSSIGYQNIDRVSNTSEQGIGPYSPDDEKMTASIIVPSLQEVVVKALSEETSLPVDFNTISFEPDVTGQPRPTSTPQIAVLEPDSHNELTISTDKSVMDAEKSLPDLPLHPSIKENALETLLGTTVQSPNKEDRVNVGATVLPTPDNIVLVEPFSSATPTIVQITIDHIEDESKLMYINEFSPTTPSQTTAQPVTLHELDETGLVNTHVTDNVKDNTNMPSTDTSGDSAGAGGDNIISGEDNSVTPSNSVPTAAGGEDTSVTPSILIPSAGGEDERVTPSISILNSGGEDNSVTPSDSVPTTGDVEDDRVTPSDSVPTAGDVEDDSVTPSDSVLTAGDVEDDRVTPSDSVPTAGDVEDDSVTPSDSVPTAGDVEDDRVTPNDSVLTAGDVEDDRVTPNDSVLTAGDVEDDSVTPSDSVPTAGDVEDDRVTPNDSVLTAGDVEDDSVTPNDSVLTTGDVEDDSVTPSDSVPTAAGGEDTSVTPSISIPSVGGEDHRVTPSNSVPTAAGGEDDRVTPSISIHNSGVESHSITPTISILNSGVENDRVTPSDSVPTAAGGEEGSATQSNSISKADVGKHNVTASGPDPKDTAVQDGDSPSASLRKPVIEGDSVIQSESVPNTTFIPSTDSLPSGVRLVEPVPETSTQILLVTTSVKGLPIQSTRENSDVLLPVTTLSTITLQPPTERIIIFQQDEDTDNIISEEDKKRTDTLLEGEESKEDIPDLSKPAVPDEDENLVFLVTTSSPPVNIEDITMQEKTDSSELLPEQDGDSVFPSEGPLLVSPTFEAPEDLDSSLTSSSTGGDVTVGPSTTEQEKAESNTQATRSPTEAVPLTILSETAVEEPTESSVQEAATSVAPFVVDHRAPKPTVEESEPTAQTIAPTRTDESGEFETEVQDITAELDRIDVVSTETIDELDYSGGYPFLKEDHPFESTASPPLKYLTTPSMTTASKGKELVVFFSLRVTNLMFSDDLFNKSSPEYKSLENTFLELTQFTHHKDWPNLGPSSKSETGRQRTLASIPLLPYLQSNLTGFKQLEILNFRNGSVIVNSKMKFAKSVPYNVTQAVHCVLEDFCNAATKRLDIEIDSRSLDVEPADQADPCKFLACNEFARCIVNRWTKEAECVCAPGYLSVDGLPCQSVCSLQPDFCLNGGQCEIIPGHGAACRCPVGKHWQYHGERCTELVSQPVDAFVFIASLVGCLTFVFAVIGVLILINRKCIRTRKTVTLVHTHSPYTFESTVRVNPVFENEDAPLTRVPSLHCPSSIAAGPSELAEQETLETIENIHLSIEIPRYLYTTRPDKLVSEMVDFHHCMPQSETWQLSRSSEYGTSCCPLGRASDGECYEVTVL, encoded by the exons AGAGTTCATTTAAGGGACGAAAAGCATCAGGAAAG AGAAGTGTCCACTGTAAAGCCTGAAGAGGTGACAGGAAAGGCTTCTGAAACTACAACAG tttCCAGGGAAGTCTTCACTGCTGGACCCACAGAAGTGTCAGCTCTTTCTAGAAACCTCCTTAATGAAACTGTGAATGACACAAAAGTCCTTGACACG GACTCGGAGCTTCCTAACACAGTGCCCGACCAGCTTGTGGAGCAGGTGGTGGAGTTCAGTGTAACACTCAGCAATCCAGGCTACGGTGAGCTCCTGAGCAGTCCTGACACCCCCCAGTACCAGGACCTGGCCCACAGCCTCCAGGATCAG atgttgCATGTTCTTGATAGGCTTCCAGGATTTAAGGAAATCAGAGTGTTAGGATTTAG TGAGAAGAACGCCAATGATGG ACCTGGAGGGCTTACTGTCCGTTATGCTGTGGTCTTTGAAACAGTATCGCCGGAATCCAGTAGCATTGGTTATCAAAACATCGATAGGGTTTCTAATACTTCTGAACAAGGGATTGGCCCTTACAGTCCAGATGATGAGAAGATGACAGCTTCAATCATAGTGCCCAGTCTCCAGGAAGTGGTAGTCAAGGCCTTGAGTGAAGAGACATCCCTCCCAGTGGATTTCAACACCATTAGCTTTGAACCAG ATGTTACAGGCCAGCCACGACCTACCTCAACACCACAAATCGCTGTCCTG GAACCAGACTCTCACAATGAGCTGACAATCTCTACAGATAAATCAGTCATGGATGCAGAAAAGTCCCTCCCAGACCTTCCTCTTCATCCCTCTATAAAGGAGAATGCCTTAGAAACCCTTCTAGGTACAACAGTTCAGAGTCCCAATAAGGAAGATCGGGTTAATGTGGGAGCCACAGTCCTACCGACTCCTGACAACATTGTATTAGTAGAGCCTTTCAGCAGTGCCACCCCTACCATCGTGCAAATAACAATTGACCATATTGAAGATGAATCAAAGCTCATGTACATTAATGAGTTTAGTCCTACAACCCCATCCCAAACCACAGCACAGCCAGTGACATTGCATGAACTGGATGAGACTGGGCTTGTTAACACACATGTAACAGACAATGTAAAAGACAACACCAACATGCCTTCAACTGACACATCTGGTGATAGTGCTGGTGCAGGAGGAGACAATATAATATCTGGGGAAGACAACAGTGTCACACCAAGTAATTCAGTACCTACCGCTGCTGGTGGAGAAGACACTAGTGTCACACCAAGTATTTTAATTCCCAGTGCTGGTGGAGAAGATGAGAGAGTCACGCCAAGTATTTCAATACTTAATTCTGGTGGAGAAGACAACAGTGTCACACCAAGTGATTCAGTTCCTACCACTGGTGATGTAGAAGATGACAGAGTCACACCAAGTGATTCAGTACCTACGGCTGGTGATGTAGAAGACGACAGTGTCACACCAAGTGATTCAGTACTTACCGCTGGTGATGTAGAAGACGACAGAGTCACACCAAGTGATTCAGTACCTACCGCTGGTGATGTAGAAGACGACAGTGTCACACCAAGTGATTCAGTACCTACCGCTGGTGATGTAGAAGATGACAGAGTCACACCAAATGATTCAGTACTTACCGCTGGTGATGTAGAAGACGACAGAGTCACACCAAATGATTCAGTACTTACCGCTGGTGATGTAGAAGACGACAGTGTCACACCAAGTGATTCAGTACCTACCGCTGGTGATGTAGAAGACGACAGAGTCACACCAAATGATTCAGTACTTACCGCTGGTGATGTAGAAGACGACAGTGTCACACCAAATGATTCAGTACTTACCACTGGTGATGTAGAAGACGACAGTGTCACACCAAGTGATTCAGTACCTACCGCTGCTGGTGGAGAAGACACTAGTGTCACACCAAGCATTTCAATTCCCAGTGTTGgtggagaagatcacagagtcaCACCAAGTAATTCTGTACCTACTGCTGCTGGTGGAGAAGATGACAGAGTCACACCAAGCATTTCAATACATAATTCTGGGGTCGAAAGCCACAGTATCACACCAACTATTTCAATACTTAATTCTGGTGTAGAAAACGACAGAGTCACACCAAGTGATTCAGTACCTACCGCTGCTGGTGGAGAAGAGGGGAGTGCCACACAAAGTAATTCAATTTCCAAAGCTGATGTGGGAAAGCATAATGTCACAGCAAGTGGTCCAGATCCAAAAGACACTGCAGTACAAGATGGTGACTCACCAAGTGCTTCACTTCGTAAACCTGTCATAGAAGGGGACAGTGTCATACAAAGTGAGTCGGTCCCAAATACCACGTTCATACCATCAACTGACTCACTTCCCAGTGGTGTCCGTCTAGTAGAACCTGTCCCTGAAACTAGTACACAGATTCTGCTTGTCACAACTAGTGTGAAAGGCCTTCCCATTCAATCTACAAGGGAGAACTCTGACGTCTTATTGCCAGTCACCACCCTATCAACCATTACTCTGCAGCCACCAACTGAAAGGATTATAATCTTTCAGCAAGACGAGGATACTGACAATATAATTTCAGAGGAAGATAAAAAAAGGACAGACACACTCTTGGAAGGTGAGGAATCTAAAGAGGACATACCAGATTTATCCAAACCAGCTGTCCCTGATGAAGATGAAAATTTAGTTTTTCTGGTAACAACATCATCACCACCTGTCAACATAGAAG ataTAACAATGCAGGAAAAGACGGATTCTTCAGAACTGCTCCCCGAACAAGATGGCGACAGTGTCTTTCCCTCAGAAGGACCTCTGCTAGTATCACCCACATTTGAAGCACCAGAGGACCTGGACAGCTCCCTCACTTCAA GCTCAACAGGTGGTGATGTAACGGTGGGCCCTTCCACCACTGAACAAGAAAAGGCTGAGTCCAACACTCAGGCCACAAGATCGCCTACGGAGGCAGTGCCTTTGACTATTTTGAGTGAAACCGCTGTTGAAGAACCAACAGAGTCGTCAGTGCAAGAAGCAGCCACTTCAGTGGCACCTTTTGTAGTGGACCACAGAGCTCCAAAACCCACTGTTGAAGAAAGCGAACCAACTGCCCAAACAATTGCACCCACAAGGACAGATGAAAGTGGAGAGTTTGAAACTGAAGTGCAAGACATTACAGCGGAGCTAGATAGGATCGATGTGGTGAGCACAGAAACCATCGATGAGCTGGATTACAGCGGTGGATACCCGTTTTTAAAGGAGGACCATCCCTTCGAAAGCACAGCTTCACCACCTCTGAAATATTTGACCACTCCCTCGATGACTACAGCAAGCAAAGGCAAAGAGTTAGTAGTGTTCTTTAGCTTGAGAGTAACTAACTTGATGTTTTCAGATGACCTTTTCAACAAGAGTTCCCCAGAATACAAATCATTGGAGAATACATTCCTTGAACTG ACACAGTTCACCCATCACAAAGACTGGCCGAACCTTGGACCGTCCAGTAAATCTGAGACTGGGAGACAGAGGACATTAGCGTCAATACCG ctacTTCCCTATCTACAGTCTAACCTGACAGGATTTAAACAGTTAGAGATTCTCAACTTCAGGAATGGAAGTGTCATAGTCAATAGCAAGATGAAATTTGCCAAGTCAGTGCCATATAATGTCACACAGGCTGTTCACTGTGTCCTGGAGGATTTCTGCAATGCGGCTACCAAACGTCTTGACATTGAGATAGACAGTCGATCTCTGGACGTGGAACCAG CTGATCAGGCAGATCCTTGCAAGTTTTTGGCCTGCAATGAGTTTGCAAGGTGTATAGTAAACAGATGGACCAAAGAAGCTGAGTGTGTATGTGCCCCCGGATACCTCAGTGTGGATGGCCTGCCCTGTCAGAGTGTCTGTAGCCTACAGCCAGACTTCTGTCTCAATGGAGGGCAGTGTGAAATTATTCCAGGGCACGGAGCTGCTTGCAG aTGCCCTGTGGGCAAACACTGGCAGTATCATGGAGAACGCTGCACTGAGCTGGTGTCACAGCCAGTAGACGCTTTCGTTTTCATAGCTTCACTTGTGGGTTGCCTGACCTTTGTTTTTGCCGTAATAGGTGTCTTGATTTTGATTAACAGAAAATGTATACGGACCAGAAAGACAGTGACTTTGGT acacactcacagccctTACACATTTGAGAGCACTGTGAGAGTAAATCCGGTTTTTGAAAATGAGGATGCTCCCTTGACACGTGTTCCCAGCTTGCATTGCCCTTCAAGTATCGCGGCTGGTCCTTCCGAGCTTGCTGAGCAAGAAACGTTAGAAACAATTGAAAACATACACCTCAGTATAGAG atacCCAGGTACCTATATACAACCAGACCAGACAAGTTAGTTTCAGAAATGGTGGATTTCCATCATTGCATGCCACAGAGTGAG ACGTGGCAATTATCCAGGTCAAGTGAATACGGGACCTCCTGTTGCCCACTGGGGAGAGCATCAGATGGCGAATGCTACGAAGTAACTGTGTTGTGA
- the LOC102686657 gene encoding interphotoreceptor matrix proteoglycan 2 isoform X5 gives MVQRRVHLRDEKHQEREVSTVKPEEVTGKASETTTVSREVFTAGPTEVSALSRNLLNETVNDTKVLDTDSELPNTVPDQLVEQVVEFSVTLSNPGYGELLSSPDTPQYQDLAHSLQDQMLHVLDRLPGFKEIRVLGFSEKNANDGPGGLTVRYAVVFETVSPESSSIGYQNIDRVSNTSEQGIGPYSPDDEKMTASIIVPSLQEVVVKALSEETSLPVDFNTISFEPDVTGQPRPTSTPQIAVLEPDSHNELTISTDKSVMDAEKSLPDLPLHPSIKENALETLLGTTVQSPNKEDRVNVGATVLPTPDNIVLVEPFSSATPTIVQITIDHIEDESKLMYINEFSPTTPSQTTAQPVTLHELDETGLVNTHVTDNVKDNTNMPSTDTSGDSAGAGGDNIISGEDNSVTPSNSVPTAAGGEDTSVTPSILIPSAGGEDERVTPSISILNSGGEDNSVTPSDSVPTTGDVEDDRVTPSDSVPTAGDVEDDSVTPSDSVLTAGDVEDDRVTPSDSVPTAGDVEDDSVTPSDSVPTAGDVEDDRVTPNDSVLTAGDVEDDRVTPNDSVLTAGDVEDDSVTPSDSVPTAGDVEDDRVTPNDSVLTAGDVEDDSVTPNDSVLTTGDVEDDSVTPSDSVPTAAGGEDTSVTPSISIPSVGGEDHRVTPSNSVPTAAGGEDDRVTPSISIHNSGVESHSITPTISILNSGVENDRVTPSDSVPTAAGGEEGSATQSNSISKADVGKHNVTASGPDPKDTAVQDGDSPSASLRKPVIEGDSVIQSESVPNTTFIPSTDSLPSGVRLVEPVPETSTQILLVTTSVKGLPIQSTRENSDVLLPVTTLSTITLQPPTERIIIFQQDEDTDNIISEEDKKRTDTLLEGEESKEDIPDLSKPAVPDEDENLVFLVTTSSPPVNIEDITMQEKTDSSELLPEQDGDSVFPSEGPLLVSPTFEAPEDLDSSLTSSTTSSTERLLISPTPESISTSLSTDLGPFETVLTDIPLTSAMPVFEGSTGGDVTVGPSTTEQEKAESNTQATRSPTEAVPLTILSETAVEEPTESSVQEAATSVAPFVVDHRAPKPTVEESEPTAQTIAPTRTDESGEFETEVQDITAELDRIDVVSTETIDELDYSGGYPFLKEDHPFESTASPPLKYLTTPSMTTASKGKELVVFFSLRVTNLMFSDDLFNKSSPEYKSLENTFLELTQFTHHKDWPNLGPSSKSETGRQRTLASIPLLPYLQSNLTGFKQLEILNFRNGSVIVNSKMKFAKSVPYNVTQAVHCVLEDFCNAATKRLDIEIDSRSLDVEPADQADPCKFLACNEFARCIVNRWTKEAECVCAPGYLSVDGLPCQSVCSLQPDFCLNGGQCEIIPGHGAACRCPVGKHWQYHGERCTELVSQPVDAFVFIASLVGCLTFVFAVIGVLILINRKCIRTRKTVTLVHTHSPYTFESTVRVNPVFENEDAPLTRVPSLHCPSSIAAGPSELAEQETLETIENIHLSIEIPRYLYTTRPDKLVSEMVDFHHCMPQSETWQLSRSSEYGTSCCPLGRASDGECYEVTVL, from the exons AGAGTTCATTTAAGGGACGAAAAGCATCAGGAAAG AGAAGTGTCCACTGTAAAGCCTGAAGAGGTGACAGGAAAGGCTTCTGAAACTACAACAG tttCCAGGGAAGTCTTCACTGCTGGACCCACAGAAGTGTCAGCTCTTTCTAGAAACCTCCTTAATGAAACTGTGAATGACACAAAAGTCCTTGACACG GACTCGGAGCTTCCTAACACAGTGCCCGACCAGCTTGTGGAGCAGGTGGTGGAGTTCAGTGTAACACTCAGCAATCCAGGCTACGGTGAGCTCCTGAGCAGTCCTGACACCCCCCAGTACCAGGACCTGGCCCACAGCCTCCAGGATCAG atgttgCATGTTCTTGATAGGCTTCCAGGATTTAAGGAAATCAGAGTGTTAGGATTTAG TGAGAAGAACGCCAATGATGG ACCTGGAGGGCTTACTGTCCGTTATGCTGTGGTCTTTGAAACAGTATCGCCGGAATCCAGTAGCATTGGTTATCAAAACATCGATAGGGTTTCTAATACTTCTGAACAAGGGATTGGCCCTTACAGTCCAGATGATGAGAAGATGACAGCTTCAATCATAGTGCCCAGTCTCCAGGAAGTGGTAGTCAAGGCCTTGAGTGAAGAGACATCCCTCCCAGTGGATTTCAACACCATTAGCTTTGAACCAG ATGTTACAGGCCAGCCACGACCTACCTCAACACCACAAATCGCTGTCCTG GAACCAGACTCTCACAATGAGCTGACAATCTCTACAGATAAATCAGTCATGGATGCAGAAAAGTCCCTCCCAGACCTTCCTCTTCATCCCTCTATAAAGGAGAATGCCTTAGAAACCCTTCTAGGTACAACAGTTCAGAGTCCCAATAAGGAAGATCGGGTTAATGTGGGAGCCACAGTCCTACCGACTCCTGACAACATTGTATTAGTAGAGCCTTTCAGCAGTGCCACCCCTACCATCGTGCAAATAACAATTGACCATATTGAAGATGAATCAAAGCTCATGTACATTAATGAGTTTAGTCCTACAACCCCATCCCAAACCACAGCACAGCCAGTGACATTGCATGAACTGGATGAGACTGGGCTTGTTAACACACATGTAACAGACAATGTAAAAGACAACACCAACATGCCTTCAACTGACACATCTGGTGATAGTGCTGGTGCAGGAGGAGACAATATAATATCTGGGGAAGACAACAGTGTCACACCAAGTAATTCAGTACCTACCGCTGCTGGTGGAGAAGACACTAGTGTCACACCAAGTATTTTAATTCCCAGTGCTGGTGGAGAAGATGAGAGAGTCACGCCAAGTATTTCAATACTTAATTCTGGTGGAGAAGACAACAGTGTCACACCAAGTGATTCAGTTCCTACCACTGGTGATGTAGAAGATGACAGAGTCACACCAAGTGATTCAGTACCTACGGCTGGTGATGTAGAAGACGACAGTGTCACACCAAGTGATTCAGTACTTACCGCTGGTGATGTAGAAGACGACAGAGTCACACCAAGTGATTCAGTACCTACCGCTGGTGATGTAGAAGACGACAGTGTCACACCAAGTGATTCAGTACCTACCGCTGGTGATGTAGAAGATGACAGAGTCACACCAAATGATTCAGTACTTACCGCTGGTGATGTAGAAGACGACAGAGTCACACCAAATGATTCAGTACTTACCGCTGGTGATGTAGAAGACGACAGTGTCACACCAAGTGATTCAGTACCTACCGCTGGTGATGTAGAAGACGACAGAGTCACACCAAATGATTCAGTACTTACCGCTGGTGATGTAGAAGACGACAGTGTCACACCAAATGATTCAGTACTTACCACTGGTGATGTAGAAGACGACAGTGTCACACCAAGTGATTCAGTACCTACCGCTGCTGGTGGAGAAGACACTAGTGTCACACCAAGCATTTCAATTCCCAGTGTTGgtggagaagatcacagagtcaCACCAAGTAATTCTGTACCTACTGCTGCTGGTGGAGAAGATGACAGAGTCACACCAAGCATTTCAATACATAATTCTGGGGTCGAAAGCCACAGTATCACACCAACTATTTCAATACTTAATTCTGGTGTAGAAAACGACAGAGTCACACCAAGTGATTCAGTACCTACCGCTGCTGGTGGAGAAGAGGGGAGTGCCACACAAAGTAATTCAATTTCCAAAGCTGATGTGGGAAAGCATAATGTCACAGCAAGTGGTCCAGATCCAAAAGACACTGCAGTACAAGATGGTGACTCACCAAGTGCTTCACTTCGTAAACCTGTCATAGAAGGGGACAGTGTCATACAAAGTGAGTCGGTCCCAAATACCACGTTCATACCATCAACTGACTCACTTCCCAGTGGTGTCCGTCTAGTAGAACCTGTCCCTGAAACTAGTACACAGATTCTGCTTGTCACAACTAGTGTGAAAGGCCTTCCCATTCAATCTACAAGGGAGAACTCTGACGTCTTATTGCCAGTCACCACCCTATCAACCATTACTCTGCAGCCACCAACTGAAAGGATTATAATCTTTCAGCAAGACGAGGATACTGACAATATAATTTCAGAGGAAGATAAAAAAAGGACAGACACACTCTTGGAAGGTGAGGAATCTAAAGAGGACATACCAGATTTATCCAAACCAGCTGTCCCTGATGAAGATGAAAATTTAGTTTTTCTGGTAACAACATCATCACCACCTGTCAACATAGAAG ataTAACAATGCAGGAAAAGACGGATTCTTCAGAACTGCTCCCCGAACAAGATGGCGACAGTGTCTTTCCCTCAGAAGGACCTCTGCTAGTATCACCCACATTTGAAGCACCAGAGGACCTGGACAGCTCCCTCACTTCAAGTACGACATCTTCAACAGAGCGTCTTCTAATCTCTCCCACTCCAGAATCTATTTCCACCTCTCTGTCAACAGATTTAGGACCCTTTGAAACAGTTCTCACTGATATTCCCTTAACGAGTGCTATGCCTGTCTTTGAAGGCTCAACAGGTGGTGATGTAACGGTGGGCCCTTCCACCACTGAACAAGAAAAGGCTGAGTCCAACACTCAGGCCACAAGATCGCCTACGGAGGCAGTGCCTTTGACTATTTTGAGTGAAACCGCTGTTGAAGAACCAACAGAGTCGTCAGTGCAAGAAGCAGCCACTTCAGTGGCACCTTTTGTAGTGGACCACAGAGCTCCAAAACCCACTGTTGAAGAAAGCGAACCAACTGCCCAAACAATTGCACCCACAAGGACAGATGAAAGTGGAGAGTTTGAAACTGAAGTGCAAGACATTACAGCGGAGCTAGATAGGATCGATGTGGTGAGCACAGAAACCATCGATGAGCTGGATTACAGCGGTGGATACCCGTTTTTAAAGGAGGACCATCCCTTCGAAAGCACAGCTTCACCACCTCTGAAATATTTGACCACTCCCTCGATGACTACAGCAAGCAAAGGCAAAGAGTTAGTAGTGTTCTTTAGCTTGAGAGTAACTAACTTGATGTTTTCAGATGACCTTTTCAACAAGAGTTCCCCAGAATACAAATCATTGGAGAATACATTCCTTGAACTG ACACAGTTCACCCATCACAAAGACTGGCCGAACCTTGGACCGTCCAGTAAATCTGAGACTGGGAGACAGAGGACATTAGCGTCAATACCG ctacTTCCCTATCTACAGTCTAACCTGACAGGATTTAAACAGTTAGAGATTCTCAACTTCAGGAATGGAAGTGTCATAGTCAATAGCAAGATGAAATTTGCCAAGTCAGTGCCATATAATGTCACACAGGCTGTTCACTGTGTCCTGGAGGATTTCTGCAATGCGGCTACCAAACGTCTTGACATTGAGATAGACAGTCGATCTCTGGACGTGGAACCAG CTGATCAGGCAGATCCTTGCAAGTTTTTGGCCTGCAATGAGTTTGCAAGGTGTATAGTAAACAGATGGACCAAAGAAGCTGAGTGTGTATGTGCCCCCGGATACCTCAGTGTGGATGGCCTGCCCTGTCAGAGTGTCTGTAGCCTACAGCCAGACTTCTGTCTCAATGGAGGGCAGTGTGAAATTATTCCAGGGCACGGAGCTGCTTGCAG aTGCCCTGTGGGCAAACACTGGCAGTATCATGGAGAACGCTGCACTGAGCTGGTGTCACAGCCAGTAGACGCTTTCGTTTTCATAGCTTCACTTGTGGGTTGCCTGACCTTTGTTTTTGCCGTAATAGGTGTCTTGATTTTGATTAACAGAAAATGTATACGGACCAGAAAGACAGTGACTTTGGT acacactcacagccctTACACATTTGAGAGCACTGTGAGAGTAAATCCGGTTTTTGAAAATGAGGATGCTCCCTTGACACGTGTTCCCAGCTTGCATTGCCCTTCAAGTATCGCGGCTGGTCCTTCCGAGCTTGCTGAGCAAGAAACGTTAGAAACAATTGAAAACATACACCTCAGTATAGAG atacCCAGGTACCTATATACAACCAGACCAGACAAGTTAGTTTCAGAAATGGTGGATTTCCATCATTGCATGCCACAGAGTGAG ACGTGGCAATTATCCAGGTCAAGTGAATACGGGACCTCCTGTTGCCCACTGGGGAGAGCATCAGATGGCGAATGCTACGAAGTAACTGTGTTGTGA